In the genome of Cercospora beticola chromosome 2, complete sequence, one region contains:
- a CDS encoding uncharacterized protein (CAZy:GH43), translated as MVVLKSIAATGLFLGYATATPLLKRDYPPVGECTGQCEGRLHDPAVIYREDTSTYYRFATNDGINIATAPSISGPWEFQGAALPGGSSIDLPGNRDLWAPDVFNFGGTYYLYYSVSEIGSMNSDIGVATSQTLDAGDWTDRGSIGIPASASYNRIDANLYAYDSNRLVLNFGSFWENIFQLPIQNPPLRVEAAGPLQHLARNTTTRPQGLATGAQEGAYMFFWQGWHYLFFSAGNCCDAAGSLPPAGEEYHILVCRSRDQSGGFVDQDGRDCLTQSGGTLVLGSHGDVYAPGGQGVMWDARVGSVVMYYHYVRPSVSYDYDNFFFGWSKLDFSNGWPVVVA; from the coding sequence ATGGTCGTGTTGAAATCAATAGCAGCAACCGGGCTGTTCCTAGGCTACGCTACAGCCACACCTCTCTTGAAGCGCGACTATCCTCCCGTGGGCGAATGCACAGGACAATGTGAAGGAAGACTCCACGATCCAGCAGTAATCTACCGCGAAGACACATCAACCTACTACCGCTTCGCCACCAACGATGGCATCAACATCGCAACAGCTCCAAGCATATCCGGTCCCTGGGAATTTCAAGGTGCAGCCTTACCTGGCGGATCCTCAATCGACCTACCTGGAAACCGAGACCTCTGGGCACCAGATGTTTTCAACTTCGGAGGAacatactatctctactactcCGTATCCGAAATCGGAAGTATGAATTCTGATATTGGCGTCGCTACATCTCAAACATTGGACGCAGGCGACTGGACTGATCGAGGAAGTATTGGAATTCCTGCATCTGCAAGCTACAATCGTATCGACGCAAACCTCTATGCTTATGACTCCAATCGACTCGTGCTCAATTTTGGTTCCTTTTGGGAGAATATTTTCCAACTACCGATTCAGAATCCTCCATTGCGAGTCGAAGCCGCGGGACCTCTTCAGCATCTTGCCAGAAATACGACTACCCGCCCGCAAGGCCTCGCAACTGGAGCTCAAGAGGGAGCATACATGTTCTTTTGGCAAGGCTGGCATTATCTTTTCTTCTCCGCTGGTAATTGTTGCGATGCGGCTGGTAGCCTTCCACCTGCGGGAGAGGAGTACCATATCTTGGTCTGTCGATCAAGAGACCAATCCGGAGGCTTTGTAGACCAAGACGGCAGAGATTGCTTGACTCAAAGTGGTGGTACCTTGGTGTTGGGAAGTCATGGTGATGTCTATGCTCCAGGTGGTCAGGGAGTGATGTGGGACGCAAGAGTCGGAAGCGTGGTAATGTACTACCACTATGTGCGACCGAGTGTGTCGTACGACTACGATAATTTCTTCTTTGGCTGGAGCAAACTGGACTTTAGTAATGGGTGGCCA